atcgtaccgctctaacgcatcgtaccgctctaGCATCGTGCCCGCTCCTAATGCGTCACTCGTCGTAtcgctctaacgcatcgtaccgctctaatGCGTCGTACtgctctaacgcatcgtaccgctctaacgcatcgtaccgctctaacgcatcgtaccgctctaacgcatcgtaccgctctaacgcgtcACTgcgtcgtaccgctctaacgcatcgtaccgctctaacgcaacATCCGCTCTAACGCGTCGTAcccgctctaacgcatcgtaccgctctaacgcatcacAGTGTCATACCGCTCTAATgcgtcgtaccgctctaacgcatcgtaccgctctaacgcatcacCGTGTCGTACCGCTCTAAAgcgtcgtaccgctctaacgcgtcgtaccgctctaacgcgtcgtaccgctctaacgtgtcgtaccgctctaacgtgtcgtaccgctctaacgcgtcgtaccgctctaacgcatcgtaccgctctaacgcatcaccgtgtcgtaccgctctaacgcgtcgtaccgctctaacgcatcacCGTGTCGTACCGCTCTAATGCGTCGaaccgctctaacgcatcgtaccgctctaacgcatcgtaccgctctaacgcgtcgtaccgctctaacgcgtcGTACCTCTCTAACgtgtcgtaccgctctaacgcatcaccatgtcgtaccgctctaacgcatcaccgtgtcgtaccgctctaacgcatcaccgtgtcgtaccgctctaacgtgTCGTACCGCTCTATCGCATCGTACCGCTCTACCgtgtcgtaccgctctaacgcgtcgtaccgctctaacgcatcgtaccgctctaacgtgtcgtaccgctctaacgcgtcGTACCTCTCTAACGCGTCACCGTGTCGTACCGCTCTAACacgtcgtaccgctctaacgcatcaccgtgtcgtaccgctctaacgcatcacCGTGTCGCACCGCTCTAACgcgtcgtaccgctctaacgcatcataccgctctaacgcatcataccgctctaacgcatcgtaccgctctaacgcatcgtaccggTCTAACgcgtcgtaccgctctaacgcatcgtaccgctctaacgcatcaccgtgtcgtaccgctctaacgcatcgtaccgctctaacgcatcgtacgCTTCTAACGCATCGCATCGCTTCTAACGCAGCGTACCGCTTTTAAtgcatcgtaccgctctaacacgccgtaccgctctaacgcatcgtaccgctcccaacgcatcgtaccgctctaacgcgtcGCACGCATCCCTAACGCATCACCgcgtcgtaccgctctaacgcatcaccgtgtcgtaccgctctaacgtaTCGCacgctctaacgcatcgtaccgctctaacgcatcacCGCAGTCGTACCGCCTAACGCATCACCGTGTCGCacgctctaacgcatcgtaccgctTCTAACGCATCGCACCGCTCTAACGCATcataccgctctaacgcatcacCGTGTCGCACCGCTCTAACGCATCACCGTGTCGCACGCTCTAACGCATCGCACGCTCaacgcatcgtaccgctctaacgcgcGTCACCGCGTcataccgctctaacgcatcgtaccactctaacgcatcgtaccgctctaacgcatcataccgctctaacgcatcaccgtgtcgtaccgctctaacgcatcgtaccgctctaacgcatcgtaccgctctaacgcgtcACCGCGTcataccgctctaacgcatcgtaccgctctaacgcatcgtaccgctctaacgcatcataccgctctaacgcatcaccgtgtcgtaccgctctaacgcatcacCGCGTcataccgctctaacgcatcgtaccgctctaacgcatcgtaccgctctaacgcagcGTACCGCTTTAAtgcatcgtaccgctctaacacgtcgtaccgctctaacgcatcgtaccgctctaacgcatcgtaccgctctaacgcgtcgtaccgctctaacgcatcaccgcgtcgtaccgctctaacgcatcaccgtgtcgtaccgctctaacgcatcgtaccgctctaacgcatcgtaccgctctaacgcatcaccgtgtcgtaccgctctaacgcatcaccgtgtcgtaccgctctaacgcatcgtaccgctctaacgcatcgtaccgctctaacgcgtcACCGCGTcataccgctctaacgcatcgtaccgctctaacgcatcgtaccgctctaacgcatcgtaccgctctaacgcatcaccgtgtcgtaccgctctaacgcatcacCGCGTcataccgctctaacgcatcgtaccgctctaacgcatcgtaccgctctaacgcatcgtaccgctctaacgcgtcACCGCGTcataccgctctaacgcatcgtaccgctctaacgcatcgtaccgctctaacgcatcataccgctctaacgcatcacCGTGttgtaccgctctaacgcatcgtaccgctctaacgcatcgtaccgctctaacgcgtcACCGCGTcataccgctctaacgcatcgtaccgctctaacgcatcgtaccgctctaacgcatcacCGAGTTGTATCGTTACAGGTAACTATAGTTGATACAGTGAGACAGGACGTACCATGATGATGTCTCTGAATCCTTTTACATTACAGACAGTGTTTGGGTCttcctcgtcttcctcctcctctgtggccTCGTAACCTTCATCAGGGCAGGGGtcactgtccctctccttctctgccatGTTGGTCATCATGTCGATGAGCTGCTCCAGAGGCGGACTGagttctctctcctcgctctccttcAGACTGTAGTCCAATGCCTTGTAGATCATGATTCCCAGAGATTCAATCACCTacaagacaaaaaaacaacaggCCGTTATTCACCCACATACAGAGCCAGTAGACACTAACCAACTCCAACAGCCGGTGTTTCAGTCACATACAGAGCGAGTAGACACTAACCAACTCCAACAGCCGGTGTTTCAGTCACATACGGAGCCAGTAGACACTAACCAACTCCAACAGCCGGTGTTTCAGTCACATACGGAGCCAGTAGACACTAACCAACTCCAACAGCCGGTGTTTCAGTCACATACGGAGCCAGTAGACACTAACCAACTCCAACAGCCGGTGTTTCAGTCACATACGGAGCCAGTAGACACTAACCAACTCCAACAGCCGGTATTTCAGTCACATACGGAGCCAGTAGACACTAACCAACTCCAACAGCCGGTGTTTCAGTCACATACAGAGCCAGTAGACACTAACCAACTCttacagacacctctaccaactCCTACTACCATTATGATTCCCCAAAGACACAATATGAAGACCAGTCCAGACAAACACAGTGGATCAGATTGACCATTCTGGACCAGATCAGGATGGTCACCAACTCCACAATAACCAGACAGACAAATGACCTCAGGCCCACGTGAAGACATTAAAAAAATAGTTCCTGAACCCATGTAGTCTATTTGGTGATTTATTCTGTAATTGGTTCTTTCACTCAAAATCAGACATGACCCACCTACTCCTGTTACAGCCGACTTCAACCACTGACCATCCCTACCTCATGCAAACTGATATTAAACTAAGAACATAAAGAGCAGCACTGTGGTGTCGTCGTCCCCGCCATGTCCTGCAAAAACAACTCAATCATCCCAAATGTGGAACTTTGTTTGCTACAGGGTGATATATATATGACTCTTCTAGATATCAAATGAACAAACAGTGCTGAACAGGAACCTGCATTGACCCTGTGAAAACTCAAATCAGCAGAAATGTGACCCTCTGTTAAAAGGCCAGGCATCTCATTTACAGACATGATCTcctaaccaggtgaggggaggggccAACAAGGCCAGGCATCTCATTTACAGACATGATCTCcctaaccaggtgaggggaggggccAACAAGTCCAGGCATCTCATTTACAGACATGATCTcctaaccaggtgaggggaggggccAACAAGTCCAGGCATCTCATTTACAGACATGATCTCcctaaccaggtgaggggaggggccAACAAGTCCAGGCATCTCATTTACAGACATGATCTCcctaaccaggtgaggggaggggccAACAAGGCCAGGCATCTCATTTACAGACATGATCTCCCTAACCAGGTGAGGAGGGGCCAACAAGGCCAGGCATCTCATTTACAGACATGATCTCcctaaccaggtgaggggaggggccAACAAGTCCAGGCATCTCATTTACAGACATGATCTCCCTAACCAGGTGAGGGGGAGGGGCCAACAAGGCCAGGCATCTCATTTACAGACATGATCTCcctaaccaggtgaggggaggggccAACAAGGCCAGGCATCTCATTTACAGACATGATCTCcctaaccaggtgaggggaggggccAACAAGGCCAGGCATCTCATTTACAGACATGATCTCcctaaccaggtgaggggaggggccAACAAGTCCAGGCATCTCATTTACAGACATGATCTCCCTAACCAGGTGAGGGGGAGGGGCCAACAAGGCCAGGCATCTCATTTACAGACATGATCTCcctaaccaggtgaggggaggggccAACAAGTCCAGGCATCTCATTTACAGACATGATCTCcctaaccaggtgaggggaggggccAACAAGGCCAGGCATCTCATTTACAGACATGATCTCcctaaccaggtgaggggaggggccACAAGGCCAGGCATCTCATTTACAGACATGATCTCcctaaccaggtgaggggaggggccAACAAGTCCAGGCATCTCATTTACAGACATGATCTCcctaaccaggtgaggggaggggccAACAAGGCCAGGCATCTCATTTACAGACATGATCTCcctaaccaggtgaggggaggggccAACAAGGCCAGGCATCTCATTTACAGACATGATCTCcctaaccaggtgaggggaggggccaacaaggccaggcatctcatttacagacatgatctcctaaccaggtgaggggaggggccAACAAGTCCAGGCATCTCATTTACAGACATGATCTCcctaaccaggtgaggggaggggccAACAAGGCCAGGCATCTCATTTACAGACATGATCTCcctaaccaggtgaggggaggggccAACAAGGCCAGGCATCTCATTTACAGACATGATCTCcctaaccaggtgaggggaggggccAACAAGTCCAGGCATCTCATTTACAGACATGATCTCCCTAACTAGGTGAGGGGAGGGGCCAACAAGGCCAGGCATCTCATTTACAGACATGATCTCcctaaccaggtgaggggaggggccAACAAGGCCAGGCATCTCATTGACAGACATGATCTCcctaaccaggtgaggggaggggccAACAAGGCCAGGCATCTCATTTACAGACATGATCTCCCTAACCAGGTGAAGGGGAGGGGCCAACAAGTCCAGGCATCTCATTTACAGACATGATCTCcctaaccaggtgaggggaggggccaacaaggccaggcatctcatttacagacatgatctcctaaccaggtgaggggaggggccAACAAGGCCAGGCATCTCATTTACAGACATGATCTCcctaaccaggtgaggggaggggccAACAAGTCCAGGCATCTCATTTACAGACATGATCTCcctaaccaggtgaggggaggtgtcatgcaggtgaaagaggacccaaaagcgacttggcgaaaacagagtctttaatccagtaaagtaaatacaaacaaaaaacacaactttcactcgaaatgacgaggacaaactggagactcgatcttgaacagcaggtgaacagcaggttgcctcgggaaggcacttgaaccagacagactcagacacctgctcaccacgcagcatctgaggaaaacacgacacgacagggcgatacacaaacacagcacggtgaattctagacaaggaaccgacaggacaggaacggaacacaaaggaagaaatagggactctaatcaggggaaaggatcgggaacaggtgtgggaagactaaatgattgattaggggaataggaacagctgggagcaggaacggaacgatagagagaagagagagcgagagagtgagagagggagggggagagagagggatagaaagagggaaagaacctaataagaccagcagagggaaacgaatagaatgggaagcacagggacaagacaagatactaaatgacaaaacatgacaggaggGGCCAACAAGGCCAGGCATCTCATTTACAGACATGATCTCcctaaccaggtgaggggaggggccAACAAGGCCAGGCATCTCATTTACAGACATGATCTCCCTACccaggtgaggggaggggccAACAAGTCCAGGCATCTCATTTACAGACATGATCTCcctaaccaggtgaggggaggggccAACAAGGCCAGGCATCTCATTTACAGACATGATCTCcctaaccaggtgaggggaggggccAACAAGGCCAGGCATCTCATTTACAGACATGATCTCcctaaccaggtgaggggaggggccAACAAGGCCAGGCATCTCATTTACAGACATGATCTCcctaaccaggtgaggggaggggccAACAAGGCCAGGTATCTCACTAACCAGGTGATGGGAGGGGCCAACAAGGCCAGGTATCTCACTAACCAGGTGATGGGAGGGGCCAACAAGGCCAGGTATCTCACTAACCAGGTGATGGGAGGGGCCAACAAGGCCAGGTATCTCACTAACCAGGTGATGGGAGGGGCCAACAAGGCCAGGTATCTCACTAACCAGGTGATGGGAGGGGCCAACAAGGCCAGGTATCTCACTAACCAGGGGAGGGGCCAACAAGGCCAGGTATCTCactaaccaggtgaggggaggggccAACAAGGCCAGGTATCTCactaaccaggtgaggggaggggccAACAAGGCCAGGTATCTCACTAACCAGGTGATGGGAGGGGCCAACAAGGCCAGGTATCTCACTAACCAGGTGATGGGAGGGGCCAACAAGGCCAGGTATCTCACTAACCAGGTGATGGGAGGGGCCAACAAGGCCAGGTATCTCACTAACCAGGTGATGGGAGGGGCCAACAAGGCCAGGTATCTCACTAACCAGGTGATGGGAGGGGCCAACAAGGCCAGGTATCTCACTAACCAGGTGATGGGAGGGGCCAACAAGGCCAGGTATCTCACTAACCAGGTGATGGGAGGGGCCAACAAGGCCAGGTATCTCACTAACCAGGTGATGGGAGGGGCCAACAAGGCCAGGTATCTCACTAACCAGGTGATGGGAGGGGCCAACAAGGCCAGGTATCTCACTAAccaggtgagagggaggggccAACAAGGCCAGGTATCTCACTAACCAGGTGATGGGAGGGGCCAACAAGCAGACCAAAACAGAGAGCTGAACCTATCAACCCAAGATGGCAGTGTATTGTTTGTATGCATATATTCCAATTAatttttcaatctctttttccaTTGTTTTATTAAATATACCTCCCGATAACCCGCCGCACTCAATGTGACACGGAtctgctatttaaaaaaaaactttcatCAGAAGgtagccagctaattagctaagttactagctatttagtcattgttagccactgctagcggcctttacccTCTGATCAGGCACCAGCCGTTTGCGTAGTAACGACTACCTAGCTGCTTCCCTGTTCCTTCTATTGCTGCcccctggaccctatgatcacttggctacatagctgatgcctgctggactgtccatttatcacggtactccattctgttaatttcttgtttatctgtcggccccagccgcgagctctatgtgtagttaactgaacctctctgcccattcattgccattttacctgctgttgttatctTAGCTGATTAgccgttgttgttgtcttagctagctctcccaatcaacacctatGATTGCTTTATgtctcgctgtatgtctctctcaaatgtcaatatgccttgtatactgttgtttaggataattatcattgttttagtttacagtggagcccctagtcccactgtacatgccttagatacctcctttgtcccaccttccacacatgcagtgacctcacccagTATAACCAGcgtgtccagagatgcaacctctcttatcatcactcagtgcctgggcttacctccactgtacccacaccccaccatacccctgtctgcgcattatgccctgaatctattctaccacgaccagaaatctgctcctttcattctctgtccccaacacactagacgaccagttttgctagcctttagccgtaccctcatcctactcctcctgtgttcctcgggtgatgtggaggtaaacccaggccctgcatgaccccaggctctctcatttgttgacttctgtaattgaaaaagccttggtttcatgcatgttaacatcagaagcctcctccctaagattgttttattcactgctttagcacactccgccaaccctgatgtccttgcagtgtctgaatcctggcttaagaAGGCCACCAAAGATTTGGAGATTTCGgaccgtcaagatagaactgccaaagtgggaagagatagcttgcaaagttctgacatactttccaggtctatacccaaacagttcagcttctaattttaaaaaacaagtcTAAATcgttgccgcctgttatagacccccctcagctcccaactgtgccctggacaccatatctgaattgattgcccctcatctatcttcagagttcctTCTGTcaagtgacctaaactgggatatactTAACAccccaatctcacacaaatgatcaaggaaaccaccaggtacaaccctaaatctgtaaacatgggcaccctcatagatattaccCTGACCaatttgccctccaaatacacctccgctgttttcaatcaggatctcagcgatcactgcctcattgcctgcatccactaTGGGTCCGTGGTCCACGACCACCTCTCATTACTGTCAAACGCTGCCTAAAACaattctgcgagcaggcctttctaatcgacctggcccaggtatcctggaaggatattgacctcatcccgtcagtcgaggatgcctggtcgttctttaaaagtaatttcctcaccatcttaaataagcatgcccctttcaaaaaatgtagaactatgAACAGATAtggcccttggttcactccagacctaactgccctcgaccagcacaaaaacatcctgtggcggactgcaatagcatcgaatagtccccgcgatatgcaactgttcagggacgtcaggaaccaatatacacagtcaggatagcaaaggctagctttatcaaacagaaatttgcatcctgtagctctaaatCCCAAAAGTTTTGGaccactgtaaagtccatggagaataagagcacctcctcccagctgcccactgcaccgagGCTAGGTGACatggtcaccactgataaatcaaCGATAACTGAAAATGTCAATAAGCAtctctctacggctggccatgctttcctcctggctaccccaacagCTCGCCACCCCTCGAAGCTATTTGcccgagcctccccagcttctccttcacccaaatccagatagcagatgttctctGCTATCTGAAAAtgctttctatttcacaacaaagcctccttcactcaccctgccaaacttaccctcgtaaaactgactatcctactgatcctcgacttcggagacgtcatctacaaaataacttccaatactctactcagactACATACAATttgctatcacagtgccatccgttttgttaacAAAGTGCctcataccacccaccactgtgacctgtatgctctagtcagctggccctcgctacatattcgtcgccagacccactggctccaggtcatcgatAAGtatatgct
The sequence above is drawn from the Oncorhynchus gorbuscha isolate QuinsamMale2020 ecotype Even-year unplaced genomic scaffold, OgorEven_v1.0 Un_scaffold_3749, whole genome shotgun sequence genome and encodes:
- the LOC124028099 gene encoding protein spire homolog 1-like, whose product is KYRPPNTSLEVIESLGIMIYKALDYSLKESEERELSPPLEQLIDMMTNMAEKERDSDPCPDEGYEATEEEEDEEDPNTVCNVKGFRDIIMVRPVSLYQL